Below is a window of Rhodamnia argentea isolate NSW1041297 chromosome 11, ASM2092103v1, whole genome shotgun sequence DNA.
GTAAGAAAGAAACCTGCGAATCTGGGCCGTTCATGTCCGAGCCAGAGCAAAACATACACACGCGCCCTCCAATACTCGAGTTTTAACATTAACAGAGACGTTCTCTGAATCTCTTTCGGCGGGTCAATGCTCTGATGATCAACCATGCCGCGATTGGGATTGGGTTGTCTGCATCGGAAGAGGCAGAGACCACATCACTTTCTGTGGCCTTCCCGCTAAAGCTAGAAAGGTTTAGCCCGAAAGGCGGTGCGCACGTATCTTCCTACTAAGGAGGGACACTAGCGGCGCCCGAAATGGTTAAGTAGTTGTTCGAATCGAGTCGAACGCAGTCGTTGGTCTTCTCAACACGAGACTCTGGAGATTCAATTCGGCAGCGTTAGCAGTTTTTCGAGAGGCGCCGAGGTACTTGCAAACGGAATACGAGAACGCCCGGGTAAGTTTGGGGATCCCGTCCCAAAAGGCCCAGGATGACCTCATTCCTCTTCGCCTTTCAAAGTGCAAGAGCTTTCAACCTAGTGGCAATTGGCTCGAGACAAGACAGCATTGCAAGTGTGAGATTCGTATGGATTGGTTCGTCGAGTTCTAAAAAGCAAGATTCCTTCGCGGGACCACAAACAACAATACATTGCCGGAAGACTATATGAGGTACCACAAACATTAGAGTGGGACAAAtgtctttgaaaatgagatctcTCCATGCACCAGTTCTTCCTCTCAGTTATCCGTCCGCTCAGAATCAGATCAGTCTGGCTTCCGAACCCAGCAGTACAAGGAAGAAATTCCCATGTCTTAGGAACTGTGACGTTGCACTGATTGCTATGTCCAATACCACATTAAAGGACTCGGACTAAATATCATTGGCGACTCACCGTGGAAGCGATCTCGCAGGAATGACAATGTCACATGTATGAAAGAGGATACACTCCGCAAGTTCAAACAAATAGAGATTATATGAACAAATGCCTTAAGCCACTCGTTAATGTAATACACTTTTCAGCACATATGCAGCTAGTCATCAACTGGTAGTGGAAAAGGAGTGCAAAACGGCACGCCCCTACCAGGAGTTTGCAATAAACAAGTTCCGATATGTACATTCAGTGCTCACCGAGCAACAGAGCACAACTAAATAACAATACATATCGTACAACAACAGTATCCTGAGTCACTCTTCCATCTCTGCATCAAATTCAGCCACCTCCATTGGGACATCTTCGTCATCAACATCGTCATTGTCATCATCATTGTCACCGCTGTCCTCTCCTCCTAGCAGCCACTGTTCAAACTCGTCTAAGTCCTCATACTCACGCATGTATGAATCATCCAAGCGATTAGATGGGTCTGCCCCCAGCTCCTCCCCGTGACATGCCACATGCAAGAAAGGCCTACTCCGGGCCAAAGCATCTACCATATCCCTGTTGACACTTCCCGTCAGTCCCAACCACCTCAACCTCGGGAAATAAGGTCGCTTCAACCACCTAAATGACAGTTGGGTAATGCCACCACAATTGTGCAGATCCAACAACCTCAGCCTACTCCCTTGCCACCCTTCTTCACGAGCCTGCATAGAGGCTAATGCCATTATCGAAGTGTCGCCAATGAGGGGGCATTGTCTCAAGCGGAGTTCAAGAATTGGAAGACGAGCTCTTGCCAATGAAAAGATTCCGTCATCAGAAATGCTAGGGATGTTGGATAGGTCCAATTCTTGCAGCTCATACTTAGAGGAGCCCTCGAACAAAAGTGATATGCCTTTGTCTGTAAGTCTCTTGCAGCCTCTCAGAGACAGCGACGTGAGCGAAGTGATCACTCTCCATCTCAAGTACGACAACCCCATATCGGTAATATCAGAACCATCCAActgcaaaattttcaactttggaagagttccaatggCTCGCAGAGCTTCATCTCCAAGACTTTTACAATCCCTGAGATCGAGAACTCTTAAATCCACATTTGACACCAAATTTTTAACACCAAGATTCGTCAGAAGATTGCACCATCTCAAGCTAACATGGGTCAAGGAGAGTGAAGTCGCACGGATGTCATGAAACACCAGATTTGTTAATAAAGTCCCATGAGCAACCCTCAGCTTGCATAAGCTCGAGCACGAATGCAAGATTGTTCTGAAACCTGTATCAGTGACACGACAAAAGCCACCAAGATATATACTTTCCATGTTTGCACAGCTATCGGCCATCAGTAGGATCCCAAGATCATTAACTCGTTTAAAATAAGTAACAAGAAACTCCTGGCTCCTGACAAGTGAAAGATGCCTCAGTTTCCCATGCTGATTAATCTGTTGAAGACCAGAGTTAGTGAGGTCAAATGTAAGTCTCGGTTCAATAATCGGTGCATCTCGAAGATCCAGATGGGTAAGGGACAGAAGACCCCTAGAAATAGTTCCGACCATAGCATCAGTGATATAGTCCACTGAAAGGCTTAACTTTTGAATTCTAGGAAGCACCGATGGCTGAATATGTGGCGGTTCCAGATTAGGGTGCAGAAGCTCAGTGATCATCACTGACGAGATATAGCCGATTTCGAGAGAAGTGAGTTTTGTTGAAGCTAATGCCCAGGCTCGAGCAAAATTATGACGTATAAATATCGACACAtcaaacatgaggaacagtgcCTGCAAGCCAAGAAAGGCATACACATAAGTGATGCAAACCAACTAGCTGAAGACAGCAGCTTATACTATGAACCTATATACTCGTAATAGGCGACAAAATCAGCCAGATCTAGGGAGTAGCTTAAAAAAACACAGAGATACGAAGCGGTCATTACATGACGATTTTTCTCAGACTCTATCATGCTAAAAGGGTAAATAAGAAGTAGAATCTAACACATCATTAATTGACCATAGTAATTGCTCAATTTATGCAATATTTGCATTAAGGGTCTACCGATGATTCAAGAATATGAAGCTCACTTCTAACTGTGTGCAACCACTCAACAACTCCTCGAGATCGGAAACATGAAGAGCTCGCCCTCTATTCTCGGCAACAGAACCCAAGTAAAGAGACCTCCATGAAATGAATAACACAGAGTTAACAAAAGCGAATCCTCTACAAGCTGCACATATAGCTAAATTAACCATAACCGACAACAGACGCAGGCGCAAACAGAAATTAAAGACAGATTGTTTGTACAAACTTTAGGTCCCCGCATTGCGATCCTATCTCGGAAAGCAGCTTGCCGCTGAAATCCGCACAGTTGTGGAGATGAAGCTCGTGCAAAGACGGCCTAACCAATAACCTTATGGCCGAATCGTTGAGTCGATCGCAGTCCATCTTCAAGCTCCTCATCAGAGGATTCGGCGGCAACAGAGGCCGCAGCAATTCGATAGAAGGCGCGATCTCCTGAAACAGAAGCCCACCAACTAAATCGACAAGTTcgacttcgaccaaaaaagtaaagtaaaaaccAATTTTCATAAGTTCGATCCATCTTTGGTCCCCTGATCTCTCCCACAATCGCAAGTCCGAGACTTCCATTTCTTTCCTCAATTTCGCGATCACGCTATGTAGATTGGAACCGCCACGTGAGATTATGAACATTAAGATCAATGGGTTTGGTCAAGAACCCCCAAATCGAGCCAGGCTACAgagaaagcagagagagagacagagagagtggGAACGTACCAGGAGATGGATAGTGGGGATGAAGGAGAGGACGTGAGAAGCGCAGTGGCGGAAGGTCTTGCATGTGGACCCGACGGAGCAGATCGACGACACGTCCAGCTTCACCATTATCGTCGCCAGTAGAGCCGACGGAAGCTGGTCCAGACCCACCATgctcgcctcctcctcctccacctcccccATCTGTCTTTCTCTCGTGCTTGCAAGGAAAACGGATGTTATCGCTCGATCTTGTTCCGATGAGCAAATGAGATGAGCTTCTCCGATTTCGTTTCACATGGTGACAACTCGCAGCATTCGGGAGACAGCTTGCGTGACGACACCGATCTAGAGAAGGTGTTGGCCCAAGCCGAAGCCCAACCCCTGCCTGGTCCGGCCCAATCATTTCTAAGCTTGGATCTATTCTTCACACATGTTATTGTGGTGGTAAATTAAGAAGAGAGCTATCATTTAGGGGGTTGATTGGAAAAACCGTAGAAGTACAGGGACGGGTGCAAAATGTATTTAATCCCTCAAACGCGCACGTTGATCCACGTTTCCTTGCAAGTGCTTCCGTAGCTCGAAATCCAATCACCGGTAGATGTTCCCGGCAGATtttccctcactttctctcGCATTTTCTCACCGATCCTGCTCAATTTCCTGGGATTATCCTGGGGCCTACGCTCCTCGTTCCTATGGCTGAATGGAGCCAGATGCCCGAGGACCTCCTCGAACTCATCGCGCGACGTCTCGACACGCAGTTCGACGTCCTCCGATTCCGATCCGTCTGCTCCTCGTGGCGTTCCTCGGTCGCGCCGAGCCCTAGCCCCTCCCGGCGCGGTCGATTCCCGATCCTCCCGAACGACGGGATCTCCGACGCGGCCTGGGGATTCCACCTCTCCAGGCGCACCATCTTCCTCCTCGGAGTGCCCCGGACCCGCGACCAAACCGTCCCCAGCGGGTGGCTGCTCAAAGTCAAGGAGGACGTCCCCCGGAGCATGAATCTACTGAACCCCCTCTCCAGGTGTCCATTCACTTCTCTCCCTGAGGACTTTCCGAGAGTTTTGGATTTGATGAATCTGCACGTGCTGGAGTTAGGGCACGAGTATGTGTTGCAGTACATGAGTTATCGTCCTTGTGGTAATGATGGTCATCTGTACATGGAGAAGGTTGTTTTTTTGTGTTTAGACAGCGGAAATGATTTTGCCCTGCTCACGATTCACGTGTCTGGGAAATTAGCCATGTTTAAATCTGGGGAAAAACGGTGGTCCATCATTCAGGACATGCCGTCGCCGTATGACGACGTGATATTGTTTAAGGGGGAGTTTTATGCCGTCGATGGCACTGGGAGGACTGTGGTTGTCGGGTTGGATTTGGGTGTGACCTTGATTGCGCAATCAAACTGGGGGGGTGACAAGAAGTTCTTGGTGGAATCTGTCGGCGAACTGCTGTTGGTCGATATGTATTTGAGCTTGGATGCGGAGAACGATCATGATGGTGTAGTCGCAGAGTTACCAGAGAATTTTGATTACTTTATGAGGGAGAGGACAGTCAGGTTTAAGGTTTACAAGTTGGACAGAGAAGAGAAGGAATGGAACGAGGTGAAAGATTTAGGGGATAGGGTGTTGTTTCTGGGAGATGATTGTACATTTTCTGCTTCAGCTGCAGATTTAAGGCCTTGTAAAGGGAATTGCATATTTTTTGCGGATAACTGGGAAGTGGAAAGAGCTTTGAAGAGCCCTGAGATTGGTGTCTATGATATGGATAGTGGCATCATTGGACCTTTAGAAGATTATGCAGGTTATTCGGAGTTGTTCTGGCCACCTCCGGATTGGATTGCTTCAAGGACCTCCGAAGTGAGCACTCGTTTGCTGAAAATCTTTCTATTATCTATTCATAATCATCCAATCTTTTCATCATTGTTAGACTTATCAGTTGGTCAGTCCTAGGAATCCATATAGGAGCACACTAGAGATTTCCTGTATTATGTCGCATATTCTGATGCTACATTCCATCATCGTGTTCTAAAAGTATGTCGAAGCTACTTCCTTGCGGGCATTGGTTAAATTTCT
It encodes the following:
- the LOC115735575 gene encoding F-box/LRR-repeat protein 10 codes for the protein MGEVEEEEASMVGLDQLPSALLATIMVKLDVSSICSVGSTCKTFRHCASHVLSFIPTIHLLEIAPSIELLRPLLPPNPLMRSLKMDCDRLNDSAIRLLVRPSLHELHLHNCADFSGKLLSEIGSQCGDLKSLYLGSVAENRGRALHVSDLEELLSGCTQLEALFLMFDVSIFIRHNFARAWALASTKLTSLEIGYISSVMITELLHPNLEPPHIQPSVLPRIQKLSLSVDYITDAMVGTISRGLLSLTHLDLRDAPIIEPRLTFDLTNSGLQQINQHGKLRHLSLVRSQEFLVTYFKRVNDLGILLMADSCANMESIYLGGFCRVTDTGFRTILHSCSSLCKLRVAHGTLLTNLVFHDIRATSLSLTHVSLRWCNLLTNLGVKNLVSNVDLRVLDLRDCKSLGDEALRAIGTLPKLKILQLDGSDITDMGLSYLRWRVITSLTSLSLRGCKRLTDKGISLLFEGSSKYELQELDLSNIPSISDDGIFSLARARLPILELRLRQCPLIGDTSIMALASMQAREEGWQGSRLRLLDLHNCGGITQLSFRWLKRPYFPRLRWLGLTGSVNRDMVDALARSRPFLHVACHGEELGADPSNRLDDSYMREYEDLDEFEQWLLGGEDSGDNDDDNDDVDDEDVPMEVAEFDAEMEE
- the LOC115735577 gene encoding F-box protein SKIP23 encodes the protein MAEWSQMPEDLLELIARRLDTQFDVLRFRSVCSSWRSSVAPSPSPSRRGRFPILPNDGISDAAWGFHLSRRTIFLLGVPRTRDQTVPSGWLLKVKEDVPRSMNLLNPLSRCPFTSLPEDFPRVLDLMNLHVLELGHEYVLQYMSYRPCGNDGHLYMEKVVFLCLDSGNDFALLTIHVSGKLAMFKSGEKRWSIIQDMPSPYDDVILFKGEFYAVDGTGRTVVVGLDLGVTLIAQSNWGGDKKFLVESVGELLLVDMYLSLDAENDHDGVVAELPENFDYFMRERTVRFKVYKLDREEKEWNEVKDLGDRVLFLGDDCTFSASAADLRPCKGNCIFFADNWEVERALKSPEIGVYDMDSGIIGPLEDYAGYSELFWPPPDWIASRTSEVQNQLETLAA